Genomic DNA from Candidatus Poribacteria bacterium:
ACTCTTAGGGCAAGCCTCGCTATGATGCACTTCGCCCTGGGGGACAGCCATTAAAGGAGTGAATCTTTTGCTCTTTTGCACCTAAACTTGATAGTTTTTATCAAATGTGTTATATTTCATCTCAAAGGAGGGTTTGCATGGTCACCCAACAGGAGATTCAGGCCACTTGTGATGACATCGTGCGAGAATTCGCACCGCTACAAGTAATTCTCTTTGGCTCCTATGCGTATGGGACTCCCACGGAAGACTCAGATGTAGACCTACTTGTCGTGATGGATATTCCGAAATCGGAATTTCGCAACAAGGCGATAGAGATCCGACAGCGTATCTCATACCACTTTGGTCTGGATCTCTTAGTTCGTTCACCGAAAGAAATTGCGTATCGTGTATCATATAATGATTGGTTTCTCCGCGAGATCGCTGAAAAAGGCAAAGTGCTTCATGGTGCCGATGCCAACTGCACTATCAAAAATCTACAAGACATGCATTACGGAGCGAATATTCTCAGAAAGGAAAAGGATTGCATGAATCCATTGACGCTGGAATGGATAGAGAAGGCTGAAAATGATTACGCTGCTGTCCAGCAGCTCCTGTTGGGATCAAATCCGCTGCATGATATTATCTGTTTCCATGCTCAGCAGTGTATTGAAAAATATCTCAAGGCATGGTTGCAGGAAGCGAATGTTCCTGTTCCGAGAACGCATAACCTTGAAGAATTGCTGGCGTTGATTATACCTACCTTGCCTGCTTGGTGCGATTGGCAACCTGACTTCAAGATAATCACGGAGTACGCGGTGGAATCTCGCTATCCCGGACCTTCAAGAACAGCAGAGAATACACAGCATGCAACACATATATGTAATGAGGTGCGTCAAGCCGTTCGCAGGCAGCTGAGACTTTCCGGTTCTGTTGATTGATTTGAAAAACAGAACCGTCCGGACCTCAGTACCTCACGAATAATTTGACTTTTGGCGGTAAGTAGAGTATAATTCGGGTTGTAACCCATTTTCATTAAGGAGAAATTGAATGAAAAT
This window encodes:
- a CDS encoding HEPN domain-containing protein produces the protein MVTQQEIQATCDDIVREFAPLQVILFGSYAYGTPTEDSDVDLLVVMDIPKSEFRNKAIEIRQRISYHFGLDLLVRSPKEIAYRVSYNDWFLREIAEKGKVLHGADANCTIKNLQDMHYGANILRKEKDCMNPLTLEWIEKAENDYAAVQQLLLGSNPLHDIICFHAQQCIEKYLKAWLQEANVPVPRTHNLEELLALIIPTLPAWCDWQPDFKIITEYAVESRYPGPSRTAENTQHATHICNEVRQAVRRQLRLSGSVD